The Salegentibacter sp. Hel_I_6 region AAATAACCTGTCTGTTAGATCCTCAAGTTGTAAATCTTCCAAAACTTCACTTAGTACCATAAGGAAATTATTAACTGAAAAATCATTTGCATTATGCAGGTTGTCATTAAAATAATAATGTGGTTTAAAGTATATCAAAAGGTTATCTTCTTTAAAACAGAAAACAATTCCTTTATAAGTTTTATTAGTTTCGGCCTTTATTATTCCTTCCTCTGCTTCCTTCTCTATGTGAGATAATTTCTCCCTATCTCCCGACCAAGTTAGTAAGGGGTTATTGTTTAACCGGCTAATTAATTCTTTATCCTTGCTGTAAATTTTCAGGTAATCAATCATTAAATAATGTGTCTTTGCGTTATGGATTCTTGCCGTATTCTTGAACGATTATAAGTAGTATGGATGCATTCCTATGGCTTCTATAGATAACCCTGGGTTGTCTGGGTAAAACCCGTTAAAAACGTCTATAAAGAGCAGTTTTGTATTTATGTCAACCTTTAATACTAATAGGCTCTTTTTTCCATTTATCACCCGCGAAGTATGGTAAATATTAGGTTTACTGGCTGAAGGGTTTACTGCCAATTCTTTACCCCATCCGGTTTTATCTTTGAATATTAATGTAAATTCTGGCCTTTGGTTCTTGGCATTGCAAACCTTAGAATTTAATTTTAATACCTCTGGTAGAATTTTATCCGGGGAGTTCTCAATAATTTTAAAATGCATAACAGCATCAAGAACCTCTGTTAATTCGTATGCGTGCCTGGTGAATTCAGTTTTATTATTTTTCATCTTATTTTATTTTTAAATATTATTTCTCTCGTTTATAAATTGAAACCCATATTGCGTAGGGTTGTTACTATTAAGTCTTTGTAGTATGCAGTACCGGCTCCTGGTGTAACATCGTAATTAAATGCCACTTCGTTACGGTCTGATAATCCGTTTACTCCCGAATATTGACCGTCACCGTTTTCTACTGCTTGCATTAGCGGTTTAAAGTTAGTGTGTTGGCCTCCTGCATCCGGCGTGGCTACCTGGAACAAAACACCTCTGTAATAGTTAGAAGGGAAGGAATTTAACCTTGACCTGAATTGCGATAAATCTGTATTATAATTATTGGTTCTGGGGTCGTTAATAGTCCATTGCCCACCTAATCCGTGATAATTACCCTGGTTATGTGCTTCGTCTTGAAACACTAATGAAATCACATTACCCTCTGGGGGTTGATTATTAGTGAAGTTTAAATATTGAAAAGTCCTTTCTGAACTATTTGAAATAACAGTTACTTTTTCGTTATAGGCTGCTTCATCATTCTCATAAAGTGGTAATAAAGCATCTTTTAAAATTGTATCTCGCATTTCCTGAAGTGGTGCAAGAGTTGTATTCATACTTCCGGAACTATCAAAGTAGATATAAATATGCGTGTTGATATTTATACTTAATGAAGAATAATCCCATATTAAATACAAGTATTGCTCTGAATTAGGGCGTAGGAAATCAAAAGTAACTTTATTGATCACCTCACCGCCTCCTGTATTTTCTGGCTCGGGTGAGCTCATTTCTGCGGCTGCTACCAATTCATCTATATCGTTCTCCGTATACAAAGTATCACTTACCAAATATCCTAAAACATCATCGGCCCCAAAACTTCCGGTGTCACCGTAACCTTTAAAGGATTCTAATAATATTTTACTTCCAGTTTTTGGGATATACCCTACTCCTTCATCACCTTGCTCAATATTATAAACTGCTAGGCCGCCATCCTCCGGGAATGGTTCTCTGTAATATTTATATGGTCCTGGGTAATCATCAAGCAACCATTTGTATCTGTTAGTTAAAATATCACCGGCATCCTGCACGTTGCTACGAATAACACTTATTACGGTGATTTCATCCAGGATTGCACAATTACCACCTATCTCAAAATTGGCGGGCTCTACAGCTTCCACAACCAATTCAGCGGTACGGGGTAGGAGGGTGGTTTTATCGAAAAACAAACTGTCTATGCCATCGGTAGTAACTTCAAATACTTGATTTCCCCAGATGAGGTTTACAGTTATTTCACTATCGGTAACAATGTTTACTCCGACTTCCCCTGTAGATATTCCGAAGTCTATTTCTGCTCTAAAGGTTCCGCTGAAGTTTTGCTTTCTTATAGATTGCTCGCAAGTGATTCCAACGAACGGATTATAAATAGTTTGGGTATTACTTCCTAAAGTATATTTTCCGTTGTATGGATCGTAGGCGCCTATCTTGGCTTTATTCATAGATTCAGAAAACATATTGCGGAAGTGGGAAGTAAGGCCATAACTTGAAATTACTGTTATGCCATCAGTTGCTAATCTGCATACTTGATTCCTTTTAGCATCGGTAAAGTAAACGCGAGTACCTTCCATTGCAATACTTTCGGGGTTACGACTTACACCGTGTTCCCCTGCATACATTACCTGCGTGCCTAACACCTGTTCAATGTTTGCAAGGTTTGAATTTCCATCCGGACTTACAACAAGTTCTTTACCGTATAGCACACGGGAAATTTTATCTTCTTGAAATAATAATAGGTCTGTATCGCGCGCGATCAAATGCTGAATAGCACCATATTTTTTAACTACATCATCTTTATAGTTGGCCTTGGCTAAATTGAAATTATTCAATCCGTTTACTCCTAAACTCTCAACATAAGGTTCACTGTAAGTTATATCCGCATACCTCCTAATCTCGCGATATTCGCTTTCACTTTTAGCGGTTGGCCGGGTATTAATGTCGAGGTACTTTGAGTTTAAAGCATCTTTATAGCGGTAGCTTTCTACACCATTACCCAGCGCATAGCAGTTGAAGAAATCTAATTCTATTATTGCCGGTTGTTCCGTGGTTTGCTCCTGAATATTTCCGGTGTGGGAACTTTGATTTAATATTTCAAAGGTTTGGTTTCCTTCATAATAAATATCACTTAGTGCATCTTCCGGCTCTGTTTCAAAAACGGTAATGCCTTCAGTAAATCTAAAATTAATATAACCTCTTATTTTCGTCCTGTTTATAAATGTGCCGTGTTGAAAACTTACCAGATTTAAATATAACTCACCGTTTGAATTTCTAAAGAATTCATAAGAGTTTACCTTATTATCAAAACTGCCTACTTCGGCTTCAAACCATAATTGAAAGTTATCATAACTCTCTGTTGCTGTATAAGATTTTTCAAATAGTTGTTCCGGATCACGTCCGTAGGATCTTACCCATATATCTATTTGACTACCTGAAACTACCGGGTAATCTTCATAAATACCATCCGCATTAGTTTTTCCGAATGGTCCTAAGTTAATCCTAGCGCGGCTGTCTGATCTATCGTATTGCTCTGGGATATTTACGAAAGTGTCACCTACATAATTCATATCAAACCCCGAAGGTTTTATTTTCATATAAATACCGGCTTCCTCTTTTATTTCCTGTTCATTTTCATCAAGGTTATCTGAAAGAAAATTAGTTTCCTGGCTTTTAATCTCCAGCACACGAACTTTAACCACTTCCTCAACGGGGCCTCCTAAATCAGATTTTACTAATAATGTTGCGCCTTCAGAAACTTTATCTTTATTGGCTCCATCTAGTTTAACCCAACGAAACAAACCATCTTCATAAAATATAGTGGCATAGATTATTTGATATTCCCGTTTATTCTGCTTTAATGCAAACCTGAAATATTTAGCCCAGTCCGGGGGGGTATGGTTTACGTTTACCCGTATTTTATTCTGGTAAATGGAATTTTCCTGCGGAATATATAATGTGTTGTATGGTGAACTCATAGCAGTAGAGGCGCGCCCGTATTGATCTAAATATATCATTACAGCCTCATAACTTCGGTTAGTTTTGCAACTGGAATCTGTCGCACTTTGTTTGTAATAAATCTGGCTTTCCTCTATAAAACTCCAGCGTATATTTTGAGTTGAAAAATCATCATCCTCACTATTCCCTGGGGTATTATCTACATCATAAATTAGTGTAGGCGCTAATAATGTTACGCTGGTGGGAGTGAAACTATCTATTAAAAACGGACTGCTTCCGGTTAGTTCGCTGTTAGCCGGTGGGGTATTGGTATACGTAGCTAAAAAACTTTGTGTTAATACTTCCTCTATGAATTGTATAAAATCTGGATTTACTCCTAAGTCTGTAGCATCATCGAAATCATTATTTAAGATAAAATCGAAATCTCCCTCATAAGTTCCATTACCTCCGTTTTCCTCAATCAGTTCAAACCTAAACCTCAACCGGGTATTTTGAGCTAATGTAATTCCCGATAAATCTATAGTGATGAGGTCGTTTTCTGCATTTAAAGTCAAAAGTTCATAACCTAAAAGTTTACCTTCTAAGTTCCGGGTGTATAAAGAAAGGTTGTAATCTATCTTTAAACGCTGCCCGAATTTATCAAGCATATTATATCCTTCCAGGTAATTCCCGTAGGCAAGTCGGTTGCCTATAATATCCATTGCCTTGGCTTTCCTTGGCACGTTATCGTATAATCGGAATAATTCATTTTCATCCAGTACCCGGTAAATCTTGGAGTTGGAAAACTTATAGCTCTGGGTTTCAAAATCTCCCCAAAGTTGATCTTTCTTATTGAAAGTTTCTACTACATAGCATACATTGGAATTCGTTTCTTTAAAAACCAACATTATATCTGTAACGCGTTTGCTCCCGGTATTAAACCTTAAATCTACTGCGCTGAAAATGTTTTGCATTCCTTTATTCTCAAAGGTCTGTTGATCTAATTGAAACTTATTGGGGGAAAATGCCGCAGTAGTAAACGGACTTAATGCGCTCATTTCACCATCTAAATAACGATAAGCATAAGCAAAACATAAAAACTTGTCATTCAAATTACTATCATCACCCTGACTGGCATAGGTTAAATTTATTCCCGGTGCCTGTAATGGTGGTTTCTTGATCACCGAAATATCATCTTCCTCAAACCCATCTAAACCATATCGTTTAGCACGTTCAATATTAATTATTCTTGGTTGCTCATTATCATCGGTCCATCCTAATAAATCTTCTCCAGGCTGGCCGCTAATCATTTTAACTACACCGGTAATTAATTTATCTGTTTTGAAATTAAGTAAGGTTTTCCCGTCTACCCGGGAAGCTTCTAATAGCATTGTAGAACTCTGACTTTTATCATCATACTCCGCAACAAAATCTACTTCATCTGCAGTAACGAAATAATAAATAAGTTGGTTTGAGTTATCGGAAAATGTTCCGATACACTTTGCATTGGTAAAAGAGTGGTTTGTTTTTTGCTCGTTACCCAAAGTGTTTTCTATGGCTCCTACGTCGCTACCTTCAGATTTTGAAACCTGGATATTAAGTGCATCTACAAACTGGCCGTCCGGAATAATCCTTTCATCCAGATCCATATTCATCTTTCCCTGAAGGAATGTTCTTTTAATCTCGCTCATTTCATTAATAAATTTTGCACTTCTTTTTTTATTTAAAGTAGTACGGGTGCGTTTCTAATATTTTATTGAGTATTCCTTTGTGGGTAGGATAAAAACCCCGGAAAACGTCTACAATTAAGTTTCCTTTGTCTTTATCAAACTGAAAAACTAATAGGCTTTTTTTGCCTTTAAGTTTAATATCTCCGTAGAAAACATTATCCTTAACCGGTCGTAAACCCGTTAGCTGTCTGCCCCATTTTGTTTTTTCTCTAAGGTGTAACCAGTAAAGAATTCCCGATGCCTGGGAATAGCCCCTGTCTTTAGAGAATTTAATCTTTTCGGTAAGTAGGTTATTAAGGTTTTCGGGGTGTTGTTCGTAGTGTAGAACAGTTTCTAATACTTTGGAAACTGTAAATAAGTGCCGTTTAAATTCTGCGTTGCCGTCCATACCGAGTTACTTTAGAGGGGTTAATACATTCTCTATTTCACTGCGTTTAAAGTATACACGGCCATTAATACCGAAGGGTGTAATTGTGCCTTTATTCGCCCAGGCGTGTAAAGTGCTGAGGTTGACTTTTAGGAGAGCTGCGGTTTCTTTCCTGGATAAATATTCTTCTGGTGTCTTCGGTTGAAAATCTTTCTTAAGTTCTTCAAGTTGAATTTTGACCCCTGCTAATATTTGTTCCTGAAGTTGTTGAGGGGTAATTTGGATAAACTGTATATTTCCTTCCATTGTAAATTGATTTTAATTACAATGGCTAAATAACTTATATAGTTGAACGCGAATGGGGTACTACCTTTCTGCTACCCTGATTTACTTTCGTTGCGAGTTGTTTAAATTCCTCTCTTCTCTATTTTCGTTGTAGGTTTCTAACGCATCCTTTAGACAAATCAAGAATTTCGCTACCTCTCCTCCGTTTTCTGCTCTAGTAGTGATATTCTGTAGGCCTTTAGTTTCTTTTAATGGGAAATTAAAGAAGGCCGCAAACCTTTGAAAAATAATCTTCTGATTTAATCCTTCTAATTTTCCGGACTCTATAAGTGCTTTAATAAGTTCGGCAAGTTCAACGTTATTGCCTTTCCATCTTACCGGCTGAATATCGCCAATGGTATTAATTTGATTTCCGGTAAATTCGTTGAGGAAATATTTGTTTTCCTGCTCCGTTATTTCTTTACCTCTTTTCCTGAAATACTTTTGTATATAATCTTTTTTCTTATGTCGACTATTCTCAAACTTGGTTCTTATTTTCGAAAAAACAAATTCCCCACTTGTTGAGTCTATACTATTCAGTATTTCAAAATAATTGTAACTAACAAAGTCGGTTAAATCTTCATTATCTGCAATTAATACTCTTTCCTTGGTCCTTGGTATCCGATCGTAAAACATATAGTCCTGCTTCAATAAATCATCTAAATCTAAATCCGGGTTTCTGTCTTTCTTTCGTAAATACCTCAACCTTTCCTCTAAGGTTTCCTTATAGACATTTAGAGGGCAATCAGTCCAGTATAAATTATCCTCATTACTTTGAATAAAAAGATTATCAAGGCTCTTAATAATTTTATGTGCTAAGTCCTTAAAATTTCCTGAAGGATCTTCTTTGCTCTTAAAACCATCCATAGGGGAAAGGCTAATGTATTCCTGCAAAAGACTAGCTGTGTGTAAATAAATTGCTTGTGATGATTCAGCCATATTAAATGTTATTTCTCTAAACTTTTAATTATAGAATTAATCTTAGTCTGGTTTATAATTTCACAGGTCCATTCAGAATAAATTAATTTAGTTGCTTTCAATAATTCAAGGTTTAAATCTGAAACGGCTGTAAAAATTTCTGTTAGATCCTCTTTCAATGGTTCCGAGGTTATACCTAAAATTTTAAAGGCTATTTCTATTCCTTGACAATTTTCCTTAATAGATATGCTATGATCTGAATTATCATTCTGTAATCTTTCTAAAATTAGAGCATCGTTTATAGAATTTAGAATGCTTCTTTCTGTGGTAGTGAGGTTGTTAAAATTCATTGGGGGATGTTTTAAATTTATTGATTAGCCGCGTTTTTAATAACTTTCATTTCCGGCTCTTTATCCTGGTTAATGGTCTCATAGAATTTCATAAACATATCTGCGTTTTCATCTTTATCCTCTCTCTGGTTTATATATTCCAGAAACATACTTTCTTTTGAATGTCCGGTAATATTTATAAGTACTGCAGTTGGTATTTTTTTATAATAATTGGTTGCAAATGATCTTCTGAAAGTGTGTGAAATGATTAGTTCGTGTTTAGGGTAAAAGTCAAGTTTCTTCCTTTTGGTTTTTTTATCAAACTTTTTCCCCTCAATTAACTCATCTATTTCAGCAAGTTCGCACACTTTTTTTATGTGAATATTTAGTTTTTGAGTGCTAATAGGATATGGGAAATTATTTTCTAAAATATCAACTACATGAGGGTTTATAACCCCAACTGTAACGAACTTTCCTGTTTTCTGCTGCTCAATATCTATATAAATCCGGCCTTTTTTAAATCTCAAATGGTCAGGGGTGATCTTTAATAAATCTCCGGCTCTCTGTCCTATTTCACAACCAATTAAAAGCCATTTACGTGCGTTTTCCTGTGCTTTCGTTTCAAGGGTGGCCGTTCGTATTTGTTCTAATTCTTTAAAAGAAAGAGTAACTATAAACCTATCTTCATTACGTTCTTTGAACCCTTCTATTTTATGGCAATAGGGATTTATTTTAATTTCCTGTTCCTCGGCATCCAAACAAACTGTTTTTAGATTATCTAGCTGTTTACCGGAATAGTTCACAGAATAGTTTTCGGTATTCATTAACCAGGTAGTAAACTTATTTACGAAAGGTTTATTAATATCCTGGAAGTGAATTTTTTTCTTAATCTTCTTTTCGTAAGTCTGCATTAGGCTTTTAAATGATTTATAACCTAATACCCTGCGGTTTGATAGTCCTACTTTATCTTTACCTTTTATTTTCCGAGTGTTAGCATTATCAATAATATATTGAATGTGATTTACTAAAAGGCTGTTGTCTGTTTTTTTTACCCGGTCAAAACATTGGTTAATTTTTTCCTTCACCCAGTTTATGTCAATCAGCTGTCCTTTTGAATTAGCTTTATTTACCTCATCATAAATATAACTCTCCAACTTGTTTAACTGAATGAAAGTAACTTTGTTTTCTGTAGTATTCTGTTTGGGTTTATTGGTGGTCTTGCTCCAGTCTTTAGGTTTAATTGTAAATCCGCTGGAGGTCTCTATGAAGTTACCGCGGCCAGTAGATAGGTAAATGTAAATTGTTACGTTGTTATTTCCTTTTCCGCGTATACGGTACTTAATTGTTGCCATAATTTGAAGTTGAACATTTGAACAGTACTAAAGTAATTTAAAAAAATCAGTTTCCAAACATCTTCCAAACATTTTCCATACCGTATACGATTTTATACAATTAAAGGCATTTATCGAAACCCTTTATAAACCCTTATTAATAGTTGGTTTATGGGTATGAGTTGAGATTTTATAGGTGTTGTGAAAATGATAAGATATGAGGGTTTCTATTCCCGTCCCGAGTACTTAAAGCCTTGTTAATCATCTGATTTTCAAGGCTTTTTTGTTTTTGAACATTGTATTTGTACGCTAAATTGTACGCAAAATGTTAAAAAATACCAGATTCACTATTTTAACTTTCTCCTGTAAGATTTTTCTGATATTATTATTAAATCAGTCCAACATAATTTGTTTTAATTTTTCTACTCACAAAAACTCATAAATAACATTAAATAATAACTAAGCGTTCGTGTGGCCGGAACGGCCGAACATGAACGCCCTGTTGACTAAACCGGTTCTTTGCCGGTCAGCCATATATGGGGATTAGTCTGTTTTTAGGAGGTAGTATTTGTCGGATAGTAAACCTAGCCTCTATGCAAGATATCGGCTTTTGGCTATTGACCTAAGGTCAAGCTGCTTTTTACTATGGTTTTTCCCTGGTACTTATAGGATTTAATACAATTTTGATCGTTTTGAGCCATAGGTTTCCTGTTACGCCCGGAAGGATCGTTTTTCATACTTATTTATTTGATTGTTTTCTTAGTTTTTCCATCCAGTATCCTGGTGGGCCTCGCGGGGTAAAGGTAGTAAGGGTCACCAATTTTCCTTTCTTGCATACCGGGCACAGGCGGTGTTGAAGTGGTTTACGCTCTGTGAGTTGTACTCGTCCCAGGCTTTTCTGTAGCTGGGTAAGGGTGATTTTTTTATGATAGGAACTCAAGATTCCATAATGCCGTATGCGAACAAATCCTTTGGGAAGTATGTGAAGCGCGAACCGCCTGATGAATTCTGCATCGGATAAACGCAACAAGGATTTTCTTCCCCCGTGGCGGTAGTCCTTTACAGCAAATATAACGCTTTCATTATCCAGGTTTTTAATTCTGTGGTTACTGATGGCGATCTTGTGGGTATAGCGGCCGAGGTATTCCACCACCTGGGCGGCACCTAAAAATGGGCGTTTGCAATAAACTACCCAATCATTTTTAAAAAGGCTTTCGTAGAAGTCTTTGGATTGCGGTTCCAGTTCCTTGCGAAGGGAAGCCACAAAACGAGCCCTAAAAACGGTGCTCATAGCCTTAACCGGGAACAGGTATTTACCTTTGCTTTTTGCAGATTTCCATTGACCGCTTTGAGCAATACCACCCCCGGGAACAATACAGTGCAGGTGTGGGTGTAAAGAAAGGTTTTGCCCCCAGGTGTGCAGGATGGCGATCATCCCCGGTTTGGCACCCAGGAATTTATGGTTCGATGAAAAACCCTGAACCACCTGCCAGGCTAATTTGAAGAGTAGGCCATACATTTTTTTAGGTTCGTACAGGCATAGGCGGTTGAGCGCTGATGGCAATGTGAAGACCACGTGGAAGTAAGGCACGTTTAGGAGTTCTTCTTCCCGTGCCCGGATCCATTCCTCCTTTTTATGTCCCTGGCACTTGGGACAATGGCGGTTCCGGCAACTATTATAACTAAGATGGAGCCTATGGCAGGAAGGGTTGTTACAGCGGTCGATATGGCCACCCAGGGCAGCAGTGCGGCATTTACGCAAGGCGTGCAGGGTTCTTGCCTGCCAGCTGTTGTAACAGTATTTGGATAAAGATTCCGTGTTCCTTTCCAGTACCTGGGCCACCTCGTGAGCAGCAGGTTTCACGACTACTCCTTGTAGAGCCGATCAAGCGGACTGAACGGCTTCTGCCTACCGAGTTGTGCCACGTGAAGGTAGGGTGAGCGTGGTTTGGATATCTGCGTGTCCCAGTAAATCTTTGACACTGATAATATCCAATCCCATCTCCAAAAGGTGGGTGGCATAACTGTGCCGAAGGCTATGGGTAGTGATATCTTTCTGGATCCCGCTGTGTTTACGGGCTTCCCGAACGATCCATTGCACCCCCATGGCAGATAACTGGGCTGGATCACCTTTCCTGTCGTTGCCATTAAAACACCAGGTGGTAGGATGGTCTGCAGCGATATATTTTTTTAGGCCACGGATTTGCATCTGGGATAAAGGAACATAGCGGTCTTTTCTGCCTTTGCCCTGGCGGATGTGAAGCATCTTACGATCAAAATCCAGATCTTTGAGTTGCAAGCCACGAAGTTCGAAGCAGCGAAGGCCGCAGCCATAAAGCATTGCCAGTACCAACCGGTGTTTGAGAAGTTTGGGAGTTTTAAGCAGTTGTTTAATCTCGCTACGGCTTAACACCACCGGGAGTTTGTGGGGCCGTTCAATGGAAGGTAGCATGACCCGCATCGCTTTCATCCCGGAGATTCGATAGGCATAGCGAAGACCATAGACCGTATGCTTAAAGAAACTGTCCGATGGTGTTTTGTGCTGGGATTTTAGAAGGTGCAAGTAGTCCAAAACCTGTTCTTCATCGAGGTCCAGGGGACTACATTTAAAATGGAGGGACATATGCGCAAGGCAGCGGGCATAGTTGGTAAGGGTACTTTGGCTTTTGCCGGCGAGTGCTACGGAACGCTTTAATTTACGGTACAGCTGATCAAACTCGGGTACAGAATTACAGGCCCTTTCAATGAGGGTACTACTTTTTTTTCATAACTTTCAATGAATTAATTACACAATACCTAAAGGTAGTGAATAGTGATTTAGCGATCTCTTGAAGCTACCTTTAGGTTTAGTTCAACATCGTATTACCACAAATAGTGAAGAATAACATCAAATAATATAATTTCTCGGGAATCTATTTTATAAAGGCTAAATTTTAAAATACTTATATTTTTTCGAGTATTGCGATCGATAATAGCAATTTTAAAATGATGATATTATTACTTTTTAATCTTTATATTGCATATCGCAATATACAATATGCGTTATGAAAGGATTAAATATTCATATGAAACCTCAAGATATACTATTGCTGCTAAAGCTTATTAGTCTTGATGATGTCACCTGGAAACAAAAATATGTAGCCGAAGCTTTAGGGATGAGTCAATCTGAAGTGAGTGAATCGGTAGCCCGTTCTAAATATTCAGGTCTATTAGATCCTAAAGGAAAAAAAGTAATGAAACTAGCTTTCATTGATTTTTTGCAATTCGGATTAAAATATGTTTTTCCACAAAAACCGGGGCCGGTAGTACGTGGTATTCCAACTTCTCATTCAGCCGCCCCTTTAAAGGATCAAATAAAAAGTAGTGAAAATTATGTTTGGCCTTCTGGTAAAGGAATGTTGAGAGGGCAAAGTATAATACCTTTATATTCTTCAGCTCCGGATGCTGCTTTAAAAGATAGTATTCTGCACGAATTATTAGCATTAGTAGACGCAATTCGTGTAGGAAGAGCGAGAGCGAGAAAGAGCTATATCTGAGCTTAGAAGACGTATATAAGGGAAATAGAACTATAAATATCGCTATGATTCTGTATTTTTTAATTAGATTCACAGAAATTTTTACAATCAAATCTATGAAGTTCGTGTTGTGAATTGCTTTCAGAATTGTATTTTTAATCAGGATTCACAGGACGTGTTTATGGAAGCATTTACCACAATCCGTTGTGAATTGCTTTCAGAATTGTATTTTTAATCAGGATTCACAGGTCTTACCGCCTGATTTTCTTACGGCTGCAGTTGTGAATTGCTTTCAGAATTGTATTTTTAATCAGGATTCACAGGCCCGCCTTCGTTTTTTAGATGTTTTACCGTGTTGTGAATTGCTTTCAGAATTGTATTTTTAATCAGGATTCACAGGTTTTTTAAGTTGTTGTTTTTCGACACCCATGTTGTGAATTGCTTTCAGAATTGTATTTTTAATCAGGATTCACAGGCTACAACCGCAAAGTAGCTTCCCACCGGCAGTTGTGAATTGCTTTCAGAATTGTATTTTTAATCAGGATTCACAGGACAACCAATTTTGCTACGTTGTAAAGCGTAGTTGTGAATTGCTTTCAGAATTGTATTTTTAATCAGGATTCACAGGTTCCAGTTCCTTTTTTTAATTCTCCATTTTGTTGTGAATTGCTTTCAGAATTGTATTTTTAATCAGGATTC contains the following coding sequences:
- a CDS encoding helix-turn-helix domain-containing protein, which translates into the protein MEGNIQFIQITPQQLQEQILAGVKIQLEELKKDFQPKTPEEYLSRKETAALLKVNLSTLHAWANKGTITPFGINGRVYFKRSEIENVLTPLK
- a CDS encoding tyrosine-type recombinase/integrase, with translation MATIKYRIRGKGNNNVTIYIYLSTGRGNFIETSSGFTIKPKDWSKTTNKPKQNTTENKVTFIQLNKLESYIYDEVNKANSKGQLIDINWVKEKINQCFDRVKKTDNSLLVNHIQYIIDNANTRKIKGKDKVGLSNRRVLGYKSFKSLMQTYEKKIKKKIHFQDINKPFVNKFTTWLMNTENYSVNYSGKQLDNLKTVCLDAEEQEIKINPYCHKIEGFKERNEDRFIVTLSFKELEQIRTATLETKAQENARKWLLIGCEIGQRAGDLLKITPDHLRFKKGRIYIDIEQQKTGKFVTVGVINPHVVDILENNFPYPISTQKLNIHIKKVCELAEIDELIEGKKFDKKTKRKKLDFYPKHELIISHTFRRSFATNYYKKIPTAVLINITGHSKESMFLEYINQREDKDENADMFMKFYETINQDKEPEMKVIKNAANQ
- a CDS encoding IS91 family transposase, which produces MKPAAHEVAQVLERNTESLSKYCYNSWQARTLHALRKCRTAALGGHIDRCNNPSCHRLHLSYNSCRNRHCPKCQGHKKEEWIRAREEELLNVPYFHVVFTLPSALNRLCLYEPKKMYGLLFKLAWQVVQGFSSNHKFLGAKPGMIAILHTWGQNLSLHPHLHCIVPGGGIAQSGQWKSAKSKGKYLFPVKAMSTVFRARFVASLRKELEPQSKDFYESLFKNDWVVYCKRPFLGAAQVVEYLGRYTHKIAISNHRIKNLDNESVIFAVKDYRHGGRKSLLRLSDAEFIRRFALHILPKGFVRIRHYGILSSYHKKITLTQLQKSLGRVQLTERKPLQHRLCPVCKKGKLVTLTTFTPRGPPGYWMEKLRKQSNK
- a CDS encoding tyrosine-type recombinase/integrase is translated as MSLHFKCSPLDLDEEQVLDYLHLLKSQHKTPSDSFFKHTVYGLRYAYRISGMKAMRVMLPSIERPHKLPVVLSRSEIKQLLKTPKLLKHRLVLAMLYGCGLRCFELRGLQLKDLDFDRKMLHIRQGKGRKDRYVPLSQMQIRGLKKYIAADHPTTWCFNGNDRKGDPAQLSAMGVQWIVREARKHSGIQKDITTHSLRHSYATHLLEMGLDIISVKDLLGHADIQTTLTLPSRGTTR